In one Papio anubis isolate 15944 chromosome 11, Panubis1.0, whole genome shotgun sequence genomic region, the following are encoded:
- the MEIG1 gene encoding meiosis expressed gene 1 protein homolog has translation MASSDVKPKSVSRAKKWSEEIENLYRFQQAGYRDETEYKQVKQVSVVDRWPETGYVKKLQRRDNTFYYYNKQRECDDKEVHKVKIYAY, from the exons ATGGCTAGTTCTGACGTAAAACCAAAATCAGTAAGTCGTGCCAAAAAATGGTCAGAAGAGATAGAAAATCTGTACAGATTTCAACAAGCGGGATATCGGGATGAAACCGAATATAAACAAGTGAAACAAGTTTCTGTG GTAGATCGTTGGCCAGAGACAGGATATGTGAAGAAACTTCAGAGAAGGGACAATACGTTCTATTACTACAACAAACAGAGGGAATGTGATGACAAGGAAGTCCACAAAGTGAAAATTTATGCTTACTAG